One genomic region from Tautonia marina encodes:
- a CDS encoding M3 family oligoendopeptidase — MSIATYTPETFPHRWLPAEVAFKTWEQIEPYYQQLLERPIASPEELEEWLKDVGELNAAVSQEGSQRYIAMTCQTDDPQREAAHLAFVRDIEPKLKPYLNQLRNRYLDSPHRSGLPPERYHVFDRAQENRRRLYREANIPRETELAELGQTYQKTIGSMTVTFRGEEKTLAQMAPYLEETDRALRQEVWEMVSRRRLEDRDTLDSLFDRMITLREEIAREAEFPDYVSYAYASRERFDYGPEQAEAFQAAIESEVVPLARALQEKRRTVMGLESLRPWDLAVDPKGRAPLRPFSDADRLAEGAAQIFRKVDEDLGAQFSFMHKQSLLDLANRKGKAPGGYQANLEDDRLPFIFMNAVGVDGDLRTVLHEGGHAFHTLAARGEPLAEYRDAPIEFCEVASMSMELLGAPELTVFYSEADAKRSVRELLEGIVLILPWIATVDAFQHWIYRNPGHSRDDRRAAWNQLMDRFGGQIDWSGYEEIRSSSWHRQLHIFLYPFYYIEYGIAQLGALQVWRRSRTDRKAAVSAYRSALALGGSRPLPELFEAAGATFDFSAATIAPLMNDIGEELERLGDA, encoded by the coding sequence ATGAGCATTGCAACCTACACTCCCGAAACCTTTCCGCACCGCTGGCTCCCGGCCGAAGTCGCGTTCAAGACCTGGGAGCAGATCGAGCCGTATTATCAGCAACTGCTGGAACGACCGATTGCGTCTCCCGAAGAGCTGGAGGAGTGGCTCAAGGACGTGGGAGAGCTGAACGCGGCGGTCTCGCAGGAGGGGTCGCAGCGTTACATCGCCATGACCTGCCAGACGGACGATCCGCAGCGCGAGGCTGCTCACCTGGCCTTTGTCCGGGACATCGAGCCGAAACTCAAGCCGTATCTGAACCAGCTACGCAACCGCTACCTCGACTCTCCCCATCGCTCGGGATTGCCACCGGAGCGGTATCATGTGTTTGATCGGGCACAGGAGAATCGCCGCCGTCTGTATCGAGAGGCGAACATTCCTCGGGAAACCGAGCTGGCCGAGCTGGGGCAGACGTACCAGAAGACCATCGGTTCGATGACCGTCACCTTCCGGGGCGAGGAAAAAACACTGGCTCAGATGGCCCCGTATCTGGAAGAAACCGACCGGGCGCTGCGTCAAGAAGTCTGGGAGATGGTTTCTCGGCGCCGCCTGGAGGATCGAGACACGCTTGATTCCCTCTTTGATCGGATGATTACCCTTCGAGAGGAGATTGCTCGGGAAGCCGAGTTCCCGGATTACGTTTCGTATGCCTATGCGAGCCGAGAACGCTTTGATTACGGACCGGAGCAGGCCGAGGCGTTTCAGGCGGCGATTGAGTCGGAAGTGGTTCCCCTGGCTCGTGCGCTTCAGGAGAAACGACGCACGGTGATGGGGCTGGAATCGCTGCGTCCATGGGATCTGGCGGTGGACCCGAAGGGACGAGCACCTTTGAGGCCGTTCAGCGATGCTGACCGCCTGGCCGAAGGAGCGGCTCAGATTTTTCGCAAGGTTGATGAAGATCTCGGGGCGCAATTCTCCTTCATGCACAAGCAGTCGCTGCTTGACCTTGCCAACCGAAAGGGGAAGGCTCCCGGCGGTTACCAGGCGAATCTGGAGGATGATCGACTTCCTTTTATTTTCATGAATGCCGTGGGAGTCGATGGTGACTTGCGGACGGTCTTGCACGAAGGGGGGCACGCCTTCCATACCCTCGCCGCGCGAGGCGAACCGCTGGCCGAGTACCGCGACGCGCCGATCGAATTTTGCGAGGTGGCGTCGATGAGCATGGAATTGCTCGGCGCCCCCGAGCTGACGGTCTTCTATTCCGAGGCCGACGCGAAACGCTCGGTTCGTGAATTGCTCGAAGGGATTGTTCTGATCCTTCCCTGGATTGCCACGGTCGACGCCTTTCAGCACTGGATTTACCGCAATCCCGGCCACTCGCGAGACGATCGTCGGGCGGCCTGGAACCAGTTGATGGATCGATTCGGCGGCCAGATCGACTGGTCGGGGTACGAGGAGATCCGGTCGAGTTCGTGGCATCGTCAGTTACACATTTTCCTGTATCCGTTTTATTACATTGAGTACGGGATCGCACAATTAGGAGCGCTTCAGGTGTGGCGGCGGTCGCGAACGGATCGGAAGGCGGCGGTTTCGGCCTATCGGTCGGCGCTAGCCCTGGGCGGTTCGCGTCCCTTGCCCGAACTGTTCGAGGCGGCGGGAGCGACGTTTGACTTCTCCGCGGCCACGATCGCTCCGTTGATGAACGACATCGGAGAGGAGCTGGAACGGCTCGGCGACGCCTGA
- a CDS encoding methyltransferase domain-containing protein yields MRDHNKAFCQLVSETFDCPGPIVEFGAYQVEGQEGFADLRSLFPGKQYLGCDMRSGPGVDRVEDVSAMTLNDESAGTIICLETFEHVFEVRRAFDEVYRVLKPGGLFILTSPFHFRIHGYPDDYWRMTPSCLGRMLECYALRVVGQQGPKKTPHTVMSLGIKHPAPADAVERAEHLVSRYQSWLIDQEAAIPSITKVRRRLSMLYRSKAERQLLRDEFAVNFSIEGTAALADAVARAA; encoded by the coding sequence ATGCGAGACCACAACAAGGCGTTCTGCCAGCTCGTCTCCGAGACGTTCGACTGCCCCGGGCCGATCGTCGAGTTCGGCGCCTATCAGGTCGAAGGACAGGAAGGGTTCGCCGACCTTCGCTCCTTGTTTCCGGGCAAACAGTATCTCGGCTGCGACATGCGATCCGGCCCCGGTGTCGATCGGGTCGAGGACGTCAGCGCCATGACGCTGAACGACGAATCGGCCGGGACCATCATCTGCCTCGAAACCTTCGAACACGTGTTCGAGGTGCGACGGGCCTTTGACGAAGTCTACCGCGTGTTGAAGCCCGGGGGCCTGTTCATCCTCACCTCCCCCTTCCACTTCCGCATCCACGGCTACCCAGATGATTACTGGCGGATGACTCCGTCGTGCCTGGGCCGAATGCTCGAATGCTACGCGCTTCGGGTCGTCGGGCAGCAAGGGCCGAAGAAGACGCCGCACACGGTGATGTCGCTCGGCATCAAGCACCCGGCCCCGGCCGACGCCGTCGAACGGGCCGAGCACCTCGTCTCGCGCTACCAATCCTGGCTCATCGACCAGGAAGCGGCCATCCCCTCGATAACCAAGGTCCGCCGTCGCCTGTCAATGCTGTATCGCTCGAAGGCCGAACGGCAGCTCCTCCGAGACGAGTTCGCGGTCAACTTCTCGATCGAAGGAACGGCCGCCCTGGCCGATGCCGTCGCGCGGGCTGCCTGA
- a CDS encoding YfbK domain-containing protein codes for MTFDPDDPNLTAFALGELDEADRLAVESLLARSPEAARFVDEVRETAAMLSGTLRKEPMPGLSIVQRLDLDAKLGTAPATSSGFPVRRVVFAVAASVVMAMSGFGIGVLVADRGAATEGRSLAFQPPAAPGSIGAAVDESPRETAEPASPSRDDSAFRPPEPASDAFPRAAMMTEADAVAEEEVTNPEERMLAMGAVPPGSPEEGFTRSVPSRSNVSEPRFPGGAVAPSESVTGDAMPGLAKGNDRGEPDGLLGRGGGFGGMGFAARGTDTPETVPLAPQAEPIMSPPPAPKVEADAMRGSADQVEGNQLAAVVGTRGIERRAGSTSSQAVAVQPGNVVEVVNLPEGSPAQRFALEKPIREVVVDPTGSRLLASTVDRSVAVFDLQSGELTNSFQVDRGPVPLARFGRDGELIFSNLGAERDRGEEAVGFLWFQTDLEPFAAVPVDPGRVSIAELGRRIEAEGLPIGPETLTGSLVNSPSYSYDRPEDGEPVGVDVRVVPAPWTEGNHLVRLALIARSTDPNDAEGAPPVVVEEVTAEVEFNWARVARYRPIGFEGRRLTLARIGEEPQVLKAGDASTVLFEVEPIARPGESEGAGLNRAGRYQGAPTAIGQNELLTASVAYRVPGTVDRRSITVHVPDAITPMDEATDDVRLATALGWLGLVVQGVIEGNRDTLRQIEELAESTDEQYLPGVRDELGKLLNQVEQRFAGEEPAVP; via the coding sequence ATGACCTTCGATCCCGATGACCCGAACCTGACCGCCTTCGCCCTGGGAGAGCTGGACGAGGCCGACCGGCTTGCGGTCGAATCGTTGCTGGCCCGGAGTCCCGAGGCGGCGCGGTTTGTCGACGAGGTCCGGGAGACGGCGGCGATGCTCTCCGGCACCCTGCGGAAGGAGCCGATGCCGGGGTTGTCGATCGTTCAGCGGCTCGATCTGGACGCGAAGCTCGGTACGGCTCCGGCGACGTCGAGTGGCTTCCCGGTGCGTCGAGTGGTGTTTGCGGTCGCGGCCTCGGTCGTGATGGCCATGAGCGGCTTTGGCATCGGCGTTCTGGTTGCAGACCGAGGAGCGGCCACCGAGGGGCGAAGCCTTGCCTTCCAGCCGCCAGCGGCGCCGGGTTCGATCGGGGCGGCCGTCGACGAGTCACCACGTGAGACCGCTGAGCCCGCGTCTCCTTCGAGGGACGATTCGGCCTTCAGGCCTCCCGAGCCGGCGTCCGACGCCTTCCCGAGAGCGGCGATGATGACCGAAGCCGATGCAGTCGCCGAGGAGGAGGTGACAAACCCCGAGGAACGGATGCTCGCCATGGGGGCGGTCCCGCCGGGATCACCGGAAGAGGGGTTTACTCGATCGGTCCCGAGCCGATCGAACGTGAGTGAACCTCGATTCCCAGGGGGGGCGGTGGCTCCGTCGGAATCCGTGACGGGAGACGCCATGCCGGGCCTGGCCAAAGGGAACGACCGAGGGGAACCCGATGGTCTTCTGGGTCGGGGAGGAGGATTCGGGGGAATGGGGTTCGCAGCGAGAGGGACCGACACACCCGAGACGGTCCCCCTTGCTCCGCAAGCCGAGCCGATCATGAGCCCCCCCCCTGCTCCGAAGGTCGAGGCCGACGCGATGCGAGGGTCGGCGGATCAGGTTGAGGGTAACCAGCTCGCGGCCGTCGTTGGGACTCGGGGCATCGAGAGAAGGGCAGGATCGACCTCATCGCAGGCCGTGGCGGTGCAACCGGGAAATGTGGTCGAGGTGGTCAACTTGCCCGAGGGAAGCCCGGCACAACGGTTTGCGCTGGAGAAGCCGATCCGAGAGGTGGTTGTCGATCCGACAGGTTCCCGGTTGCTGGCCTCGACTGTGGATCGCTCCGTGGCGGTCTTTGATCTTCAGAGCGGAGAACTCACGAACTCGTTCCAGGTGGATCGGGGGCCGGTGCCGTTGGCTCGGTTTGGTCGGGATGGGGAGCTGATTTTCTCGAATCTCGGGGCGGAGAGAGATCGAGGGGAGGAAGCGGTCGGGTTTTTGTGGTTCCAGACCGATCTGGAGCCCTTCGCGGCGGTTCCGGTCGATCCCGGTCGAGTCTCGATCGCGGAGCTTGGCCGGCGGATCGAGGCCGAGGGATTGCCGATCGGCCCCGAAACCCTGACCGGGAGTCTCGTCAATTCGCCCTCGTATTCCTACGATCGGCCCGAGGACGGGGAGCCGGTTGGAGTCGATGTCCGGGTCGTGCCTGCGCCCTGGACGGAAGGAAACCACCTGGTTCGACTTGCGTTAATCGCTCGGAGTACCGACCCGAACGACGCTGAGGGGGCTCCACCGGTGGTTGTTGAGGAGGTGACGGCCGAGGTCGAGTTCAATTGGGCTCGGGTGGCTCGCTACCGGCCGATCGGATTTGAAGGAAGGAGGCTCACCCTGGCTCGGATCGGCGAGGAGCCTCAGGTCTTGAAGGCAGGTGATGCGTCCACCGTGTTGTTTGAGGTTGAGCCGATTGCGAGGCCGGGTGAGTCGGAGGGAGCCGGCCTGAATCGCGCCGGTCGATACCAAGGGGCGCCGACCGCCATCGGCCAGAACGAGCTGCTGACCGCTTCAGTGGCCTACCGGGTACCGGGAACGGTAGACCGTCGATCGATCACCGTGCATGTGCCGGATGCAATAACCCCGATGGACGAGGCCACGGACGATGTTCGGCTGGCGACAGCCCTCGGCTGGCTCGGGCTCGTGGTCCAGGGAGTGATCGAGGGGAATCGAGACACCCTGCGTCAGATCGAAGAACTGGCCGAATCCACAGATGAGCAATATTTGCCGGGCGTTCGAGACGAGCTGGGAAAGTTGCTCAATCAGGTCGAGCAGCGGTTTGCTGGGGAGGAGCCGGCAGTTCCCTGA
- a CDS encoding RNA polymerase sigma factor: MTRGDASATTDRNAWVRAAVERFEGPLVRFAFRIVGEMESARDIVQETFLKLCGQDRERVEPHLAEWLFTVCRNRALDLLRKEKRVNRSSEPETYLSIVPAADPDPSDGQEQRDELERVLRVMALLPETQQEVIRLRFQEGFSYQEISRITGLSVSNVGYLLHVGLKSLRGRLGASHGEAASSSQHA; this comes from the coding sequence ATGACGCGCGGAGACGCATCGGCGACGACCGACCGGAATGCCTGGGTTCGGGCTGCTGTCGAGCGGTTCGAGGGGCCGCTGGTGCGCTTTGCGTTCCGGATCGTGGGCGAGATGGAGTCGGCCCGGGACATCGTGCAGGAGACGTTTCTGAAGCTCTGTGGTCAGGATCGCGAGCGGGTCGAGCCCCATCTGGCCGAATGGCTGTTCACGGTCTGCCGGAATCGGGCGCTCGATCTCCTCCGGAAGGAGAAGCGGGTGAATCGATCGAGCGAGCCGGAAACCTATCTGAGCATTGTGCCGGCAGCGGACCCCGATCCGAGCGACGGCCAGGAACAACGCGACGAGCTGGAGCGGGTGCTCCGGGTGATGGCATTGCTCCCGGAGACTCAGCAGGAGGTGATTCGCCTGCGGTTCCAGGAAGGATTTTCCTATCAAGAGATCAGCCGCATTACCGGCCTGAGCGTCAGCAACGTGGGATATCTGTTGCATGTTGGCTTGAAGTCGCTTCGAGGGCGTTTGGGGGCGTCGCACGGCGAGGCCGCATCCTCCAGCCAGCATGCCTGA
- a CDS encoding alkaline phosphatase family protein: MSAPSDRVLILGLDGATWSVIDPMRRRGVMPNLDALLARSARGTLRSSEPPMTAAAWTTMQTGCDPADHGIFDHRYFDPASNMMRVNHSGRFRVPTLWQLLDRAGRSVISLNLPGTYPAPKVRGIVVSGMDAPHLEAALSGAPADFAAALRQDVPRYGLKYQWKRVPESLDELKANARDTTEGFLGRAEGAVLADRMMPDWSALMVQFQNLDPFQHRAWRFLNVDETGIDRPDWNDAAAEVLRGLDRAIGLLCELADRRGAVILCVSDHGFGPCLGRIHVNRILVDQGLITLPGFGGRMRRRATQAIDRVRLWSDKRRDPNARGASFHASIAASYPFDWSRTVAFAPHQDCGAMVYIPRTGRPGGPLPSTPRQIDEVRQQTRAVLAEARHPDTGNPLFPKVIDLGADYQLDPSEFGYPDLLALPDENYWVRTKLTSDRSWVAADPSLPGTHRPEGIVSLCAPGVQTDRALDANLRDVAPSVLAMLGEPIPEHIRGVPFAGLDARSVRTDAASEPVKPPHASSFDFDPEDEAIVEQRLIDLGYLG; the protein is encoded by the coding sequence ATGTCTGCCCCATCCGACCGGGTTCTAATCCTCGGGCTCGACGGCGCCACCTGGTCCGTGATCGACCCGATGCGACGCCGAGGGGTCATGCCGAACCTCGACGCCCTGCTCGCGCGCTCCGCTCGCGGCACGCTTCGATCGTCCGAGCCCCCCATGACCGCGGCCGCCTGGACGACGATGCAGACCGGCTGCGATCCGGCCGATCATGGCATCTTCGACCACCGCTATTTTGATCCCGCGTCGAACATGATGCGGGTCAACCACTCCGGGCGATTCCGCGTGCCGACCCTCTGGCAACTGCTCGATCGCGCCGGCCGAAGCGTCATCAGCTTGAACCTCCCCGGAACGTACCCCGCGCCCAAGGTGCGCGGCATCGTTGTTTCCGGGATGGACGCCCCCCACCTGGAGGCCGCCCTCTCTGGTGCCCCGGCCGACTTCGCCGCGGCCCTCCGGCAAGACGTCCCCCGCTACGGGCTCAAATATCAATGGAAGCGCGTTCCCGAATCACTCGATGAGTTGAAGGCGAACGCCCGAGACACCACCGAGGGCTTCCTCGGCCGTGCGGAAGGGGCCGTGCTCGCCGATCGGATGATGCCCGACTGGTCGGCCCTGATGGTTCAGTTTCAGAACCTCGACCCCTTTCAGCACCGCGCCTGGCGGTTCCTGAACGTGGACGAAACCGGGATCGACCGCCCCGACTGGAACGACGCCGCCGCCGAGGTCCTCCGCGGACTCGACCGAGCCATCGGTCTGCTCTGCGAACTGGCCGACCGCCGAGGCGCGGTCATCCTCTGCGTCAGCGATCACGGCTTCGGCCCTTGCCTCGGACGCATCCACGTCAACCGGATTCTGGTGGATCAGGGGTTGATCACTCTTCCTGGATTCGGCGGGCGGATGCGTCGCCGGGCCACTCAGGCCATCGACCGCGTCCGCCTCTGGAGCGACAAGCGACGCGATCCGAACGCCCGAGGCGCCTCGTTTCACGCCTCGATCGCCGCAAGCTACCCCTTCGACTGGTCGCGGACCGTGGCCTTCGCCCCTCACCAGGACTGCGGAGCGATGGTCTACATCCCACGAACGGGTCGGCCGGGTGGCCCCTTGCCCTCGACCCCTCGCCAGATCGACGAGGTTCGCCAGCAAACCCGAGCCGTTCTCGCCGAGGCCAGGCACCCCGACACCGGCAACCCGCTGTTCCCGAAGGTCATCGACCTCGGGGCCGACTACCAGCTCGACCCAAGCGAGTTCGGCTATCCCGACCTGCTCGCCTTGCCCGACGAAAATTACTGGGTCCGAACCAAGTTGACGAGCGACCGCTCATGGGTCGCCGCCGACCCCTCGCTGCCCGGCACACATCGTCCCGAGGGAATTGTCTCCCTCTGCGCCCCCGGCGTACAGACCGACCGGGCTCTCGACGCCAATCTCCGCGACGTCGCCCCTTCAGTCCTGGCCATGCTCGGCGAGCCGATTCCTGAGCACATCCGAGGCGTTCCCTTTGCCGGCCTTGACGCCCGAAGCGTGCGGACCGACGCCGCCTCCGAGCCCGTGAAACCGCCCCACGCCTCCAGCTTCGACTTCGACCCGGAAGACGAGGCGATCGTCGAGCAACGACTCATCGACCTCGGCTATCTCGGCTAA
- a CDS encoding HAF repeat-containing protein has protein sequence MRFSCLVVVLALNATWCVGADEPSGPITVVSPKPEGIIATGINNAGDVIGFEWIEEEERPGVVAQVPFIVKGEQMTYLPLLEGYTATFPAAVSDGGLVVGRVSKPMTPGRRTPLLNQGFVWDAERGIRGLGALEGDYSSFATGVSSDGRRISGFSVGDNRVRACVWNLEGEAWVGTALPHEDRLGSNVVAISDDGKAVSAVDGVFGCLWTEDDSGTWTRTVISESGALIPRAVNNAGMVVGFTFAGDGLPHAALWTRDGGYERLAEPEGYQRSEASDVNNHGVVVGMIDGPAGSEIGPDPFVYQSGTLRRIDEGGPMFSSATAINDQGQVAGILESDDF, from the coding sequence ATGCGATTTTCCTGCCTGGTCGTGGTTCTGGCGCTGAACGCGACGTGGTGCGTTGGGGCTGATGAGCCATCTGGACCGATCACCGTGGTGAGTCCCAAGCCCGAGGGGATCATTGCAACGGGAATCAACAATGCTGGTGATGTGATCGGATTCGAATGGATTGAGGAGGAGGAGCGCCCCGGCGTGGTGGCTCAAGTTCCCTTCATTGTGAAGGGGGAGCAGATGACCTATCTTCCGCTGCTGGAGGGGTACACGGCGACCTTCCCAGCCGCCGTCAGTGATGGTGGCCTGGTGGTTGGGCGGGTGAGCAAGCCGATGACGCCGGGTCGACGCACTCCGCTGCTCAACCAGGGATTTGTCTGGGATGCGGAGCGAGGCATTCGGGGTCTGGGTGCGTTGGAGGGGGATTACTCCTCGTTCGCCACCGGGGTGTCGAGCGATGGTCGGCGGATCAGTGGCTTCTCGGTCGGGGATAATCGGGTGCGGGCCTGTGTCTGGAACCTGGAGGGTGAGGCGTGGGTGGGCACCGCCTTGCCTCACGAGGACCGCTTGGGATCGAACGTGGTCGCAATCAGTGACGACGGCAAGGCGGTGTCCGCCGTCGATGGGGTGTTTGGGTGTCTCTGGACGGAGGATGATTCGGGAACGTGGACGCGCACGGTCATCTCGGAATCGGGAGCCCTGATTCCAAGGGCGGTGAACAATGCCGGGATGGTCGTTGGATTCACCTTCGCCGGAGACGGCTTGCCGCATGCCGCCCTCTGGACTCGGGACGGGGGATACGAGCGTTTGGCCGAACCGGAAGGTTACCAGCGATCAGAAGCCAGTGATGTGAATAACCACGGGGTTGTGGTCGGCATGATCGACGGGCCGGCGGGTTCGGAGATCGGCCCCGATCCCTTCGTCTATCAGTCGGGGACGCTGCGACGGATCGACGAGGGAGGGCCGATGTTTTCGTCGGCCACTGCGATCAACGATCAGGGGCAGGTGGCCGGAATTCTGGAAAGCGACGATTTTTGA
- a CDS encoding exo-beta-N-acetylmuramidase NamZ domain-containing protein, with protein sequence MFSHCVLLVVGLTIGLSDSARLAEAPPESLGFDPEALNEVRTAVSEAVEEGAIPGAVVVVGRRGQIALAEAVGRRAVEPEAQEMTRDTVFDMASLTKPVATATAVMVLWERGEIDLDAPITTYLPELANHGKEAITVEMLLRHRAGLIPDNPIGDYQHGVEEAWRRINEIDLVGTPGEQFRYTDVGFLILGRLVERVSGTTLDQFVSENVFKPAEMHGSSFLPLEHGIDLDRIAPTEREGETWVRGVVHDPRSRAVGGVAGHAGLFSTADDLAVYAQTLLNEGKSPSGTRILAPPTVRAMIDAGDTPEGERRGLGWDLNTGYSAPKGERFGPSSFGHTGFTGTSIWIDPETETFVILLTSRLHPDGDKPSPTALRRRLATIVASAIIDGPTPPAPVEEGEVQCGIDVLEANGFAPLKEKRIGLITNHTGRTRDGRTTIDVLFEAEGIELVTLFSPEHGIRGLLDTNIDDSKDEQTGLPIYSLYGERRKPSPEQLEGLDALVFDIADIGTRFYTYVSTMGLAMEAAAEAGIPIFVLDRPNPIGGQAVQGPVRDDDLESFIAFHRVPVRHGMTIGELALMFNQEREINAELTVIPCQGWRRSFWFDQTGLLWVNPSPNMRSLTEALLYPGVGLLEATNLATGRGTDTPFERVGAPWIDPQRWARELNAEGIDGVRFVPIRFSPSERQYEGEDCGGVYLIIDDWESFDPIEAGIGLAVTLRRLYPDDWKPEALNRLMTNRAAYDAIVDGASVRAVQRTWARELRAFLAVRAKYLIYED encoded by the coding sequence ATGTTCTCCCATTGCGTGCTGCTTGTGGTCGGTCTGACGATCGGCCTGTCCGACTCGGCGCGACTGGCCGAGGCCCCTCCCGAGTCCCTCGGGTTCGATCCGGAGGCCCTGAACGAGGTCCGAACGGCCGTTTCGGAGGCCGTCGAGGAGGGAGCGATTCCGGGGGCGGTGGTGGTGGTCGGCCGCCGGGGTCAGATCGCCCTGGCCGAGGCCGTGGGCCGTCGGGCGGTCGAGCCGGAAGCCCAGGAGATGACTCGCGACACGGTCTTCGACATGGCGTCGCTGACCAAACCAGTTGCGACCGCGACGGCCGTCATGGTTCTCTGGGAGCGTGGCGAAATTGATCTCGATGCGCCGATCACCACGTATTTGCCCGAACTGGCGAACCACGGTAAGGAGGCGATCACGGTCGAGATGCTCTTGCGACACCGAGCGGGCTTGATCCCGGACAATCCGATCGGTGATTACCAGCACGGGGTCGAGGAAGCGTGGCGCCGGATCAACGAGATCGACCTGGTTGGAACGCCCGGCGAGCAGTTTCGCTACACCGATGTCGGGTTCCTGATTCTCGGTCGGTTGGTCGAACGCGTCTCAGGGACAACGCTCGACCAGTTTGTGAGTGAGAATGTCTTCAAGCCGGCAGAAATGCACGGTTCAAGCTTTTTGCCCCTGGAACATGGCATCGACCTCGATCGGATTGCCCCGACCGAACGGGAAGGTGAGACATGGGTGCGAGGGGTGGTGCACGACCCGCGATCGCGAGCCGTGGGAGGGGTTGCCGGTCATGCCGGCCTGTTCAGCACGGCCGATGATCTGGCGGTTTATGCCCAAACCTTGCTGAATGAAGGCAAGAGCCCGAGCGGGACCCGGATTCTGGCACCGCCCACGGTTCGGGCGATGATTGACGCCGGAGACACGCCGGAAGGAGAACGCCGGGGGCTGGGCTGGGATCTGAACACCGGCTATAGCGCGCCGAAGGGTGAGCGATTCGGCCCGAGCAGTTTCGGTCACACCGGATTCACGGGAACGAGCATCTGGATTGATCCGGAGACCGAGACATTTGTGATTCTTTTGACCAGCCGCTTGCATCCCGACGGAGACAAGCCCTCGCCGACGGCACTCCGCCGCCGCCTGGCAACGATCGTGGCCTCGGCCATCATTGATGGGCCGACTCCCCCTGCCCCGGTCGAGGAAGGCGAGGTGCAATGCGGGATCGACGTGCTTGAGGCCAACGGCTTCGCCCCGCTCAAGGAAAAGCGGATCGGCCTGATCACGAACCACACGGGGCGGACTCGGGACGGTCGAACGACGATCGACGTGCTGTTTGAGGCGGAAGGGATTGAGCTCGTCACCTTGTTCAGCCCCGAGCACGGCATCCGAGGCTTGCTCGATACGAACATCGACGACAGCAAGGACGAACAGACCGGCTTGCCGATCTACAGCCTTTATGGTGAGCGCCGCAAGCCGAGTCCCGAGCAGCTGGAGGGCCTCGATGCCCTGGTGTTCGACATCGCGGACATCGGGACACGCTTTTACACGTATGTCAGCACGATGGGGCTGGCGATGGAGGCCGCCGCCGAGGCCGGAATCCCGATCTTCGTGCTCGACCGGCCAAATCCGATCGGTGGGCAAGCGGTTCAAGGTCCGGTGCGAGATGACGACCTGGAATCGTTTATCGCCTTTCATCGTGTGCCGGTCAGGCATGGGATGACCATCGGTGAGCTGGCACTCATGTTCAATCAGGAGCGTGAGATCAACGCGGAACTGACCGTGATTCCGTGCCAGGGCTGGCGTCGGTCGTTCTGGTTCGATCAGACGGGCCTGCTCTGGGTCAATCCCTCCCCCAACATGAGGAGTTTGACCGAGGCGTTGCTTTATCCCGGTGTGGGATTGCTTGAAGCGACGAACCTTGCCACCGGACGCGGCACGGATACACCGTTTGAGCGGGTCGGGGCGCCCTGGATCGACCCTCAGCGGTGGGCCAGAGAGTTGAATGCCGAAGGGATCGACGGTGTTCGCTTCGTCCCGATTCGCTTTTCCCCCTCCGAGCGGCAGTACGAAGGGGAGGATTGCGGCGGGGTTTACCTCATCATCGACGACTGGGAGTCCTTCGATCCGATCGAGGCCGGAATCGGGCTGGCGGTAACCCTGCGTCGGCTCTACCCCGATGACTGGAAGCCCGAGGCGCTCAATCGTTTGATGACGAACCGGGCGGCGTATGATGCCATCGTGGACGGGGCGAGTGTTCGGGCCGTGCAACGGACCTGGGCTCGAGAACTCCGCGCGTTTCTGGCTGTTCGAGCCAAGTACTTGATTTACGAAGACTGA